One stretch of bacterium DNA includes these proteins:
- a CDS encoding ABC transporter ATP-binding protein produces MLRASGLTKYFGGKRALGPVSFEIGRGETVGILGLNGVGKSTLLRIVATDLRPSAGGLEVAGIDAVREPHAVRRRIGFLPQIPPLYPEMTVAEFLRFAGRIRGMEEKALARRIPEVEELTHIGEVRGELVRNLSLGYRQRVGVAQAIVHEPELLVLDEPTQGLDPAQVVEMRALLRALKERHTVLLSSHNLSEISQTCDRLLVLDAGRVIAHGTEEELSARLLGARRIEIAVRGDGDGAADRLRAIEGVRAVTRADGDGVVVFTVEAKEDLRAEVCRALVLAGHDVVRLDESREKLETIFLELVQGRAGDVDHLPA; encoded by the coding sequence ATGCTCCGTGCATCCGGACTCACCAAGTACTTCGGAGGCAAACGCGCCCTGGGGCCGGTGTCGTTCGAGATCGGCCGGGGCGAGACGGTCGGGATCCTCGGCCTCAACGGCGTCGGCAAGTCGACACTGCTCCGGATCGTGGCGACCGACCTGCGTCCTTCGGCAGGCGGGTTGGAGGTCGCGGGGATCGACGCGGTGCGCGAGCCCCACGCCGTGCGCCGCCGGATCGGCTTCCTGCCCCAGATCCCGCCGCTCTACCCCGAGATGACCGTGGCGGAGTTCCTCCGCTTCGCCGGCCGCATCCGGGGCATGGAGGAGAAGGCGCTGGCGCGCCGCATCCCGGAAGTCGAGGAGCTCACGCACATCGGTGAGGTTCGGGGCGAGCTCGTGCGCAACCTCTCGCTCGGCTACCGTCAGCGGGTGGGCGTGGCGCAGGCGATCGTGCACGAGCCCGAGCTCCTGGTCCTGGACGAGCCCACGCAGGGACTCGACCCCGCCCAGGTCGTCGAGATGCGGGCCCTCCTGCGCGCGCTCAAGGAGCGCCACACGGTGCTCCTCTCGAGCCACAACCTCTCCGAGATCAGCCAGACCTGTGACCGACTCCTGGTGCTCGATGCCGGGCGTGTGATCGCGCACGGCACCGAAGAGGAGCTGTCCGCGCGGCTCCTGGGCGCCCGGCGCATCGAGATCGCCGTGCGGGGCGACGGCGACGGCGCGGCCGACCGCCTGCGCGCGATCGAGGGCGTGCGCGCCGTCACCCGCGCCGACGGCGACGGCGTCGTCGTGTTCACCGTCGAGGCCAAGGAGGACCTGCGCGCGGAGGTCTGCCGGGCGCTGGTGCTGGCGGGTCACGACGTCGTGCGGCTCGATGAGAGCCGAGAGAAGCTGGAAACCATCTTCCTCGAGCTGGTGCAGGGACGTGCGGGCGACGTGGACCATCTTCCGGCGTGA
- a CDS encoding ABC transporter — protein sequence MGVTRTAPWWLTWALLAGLVSLFLGERVFETIAPARAVLSGLGALVVLGCLAWRVASRRSAVGEAREVETLLLLTYAGCVLALVLYFISSTDGMRWLGIEFADDTARRRYLVVLHVLWPTVLAVSLLPALGAQIALGAHRHARAAGAGLEALRVRETATAALTIALAGGFLLVTGWIAAERDVTLDLSYFRTSSPGSATAAMVEGLDEPLRVLLFFPEVNPVKDEALRYFRALARASGRVTIEEHDRVVSPRLAEEHRVTADGTVVLASGGREEHIVLGTGLPAARRALRTLDRTVQERLMALLRERRVAYLTTGHGELNDTASADLVADEGLGGVGTFQELLRLLNYEVRPLGLAEGLGREVPNDAAMVIALGPRRPFLAEELDALDRYLAGGGSLLLALDPESGFDLGPLVPRLGVRYVAETLVDDQQHLRQRGNNSDRRLIVTNRFSAHAATTTPSRARPGGAVLFVGAGHLQEAAADGAGWDGGTRGDAPRPTFIVRSLPSTFADRNGNFEFDEGLEERGSYNLVAAVEVAAGEATKGKASADDPERALSSGARPMRALVYADAGLFTDAVLRSLGLNAALVADGIKWLGGEEALAGVAESEEDIPIRHTRAEDVLWFYSTILGAPALVLTLGLVGVWRRRRRRGGVAS from the coding sequence ATGGGAGTGACGCGGACGGCGCCGTGGTGGCTCACGTGGGCGCTGCTGGCCGGCCTCGTCTCTCTCTTCCTGGGCGAACGAGTGTTCGAGACGATCGCGCCGGCGCGCGCCGTGCTCTCGGGGCTCGGCGCGCTGGTCGTGCTCGGCTGCCTCGCCTGGCGAGTGGCATCCCGTCGGAGTGCCGTGGGTGAGGCACGCGAGGTCGAGACGCTGCTTCTCCTCACCTACGCCGGCTGCGTGCTCGCGCTCGTGCTCTACTTCATCTCGAGCACGGACGGCATGCGCTGGCTCGGCATCGAGTTCGCCGACGACACGGCGCGTCGCCGCTACCTGGTCGTGCTGCACGTGCTGTGGCCGACCGTGCTCGCGGTCTCGCTGCTCCCCGCGCTCGGCGCGCAGATCGCGCTCGGCGCGCACCGGCACGCCCGCGCCGCCGGCGCCGGCCTCGAAGCGCTGCGGGTGCGCGAGACCGCGACGGCCGCCCTCACGATCGCGCTCGCGGGTGGGTTCCTCCTCGTGACGGGCTGGATCGCCGCCGAGCGGGACGTCACGCTCGACCTCAGCTACTTCCGCACCTCGAGCCCGGGCTCCGCCACCGCGGCGATGGTCGAAGGACTCGACGAGCCGCTCCGGGTGCTGCTCTTCTTCCCGGAAGTGAACCCGGTCAAGGACGAAGCACTCCGGTACTTCCGGGCACTGGCGCGCGCGAGCGGCCGCGTCACGATCGAGGAGCACGACCGGGTCGTCTCGCCGCGTCTGGCCGAGGAGCACCGGGTGACGGCGGACGGCACGGTCGTCCTCGCGAGCGGCGGCCGCGAGGAGCACATCGTGCTCGGCACCGGACTCCCCGCCGCGCGGAGGGCGTTGCGCACGCTCGACCGTACGGTGCAGGAGCGGCTCATGGCCCTGCTCCGCGAGCGCCGTGTCGCGTACCTGACCACCGGGCACGGTGAGTTGAACGACACCGCGTCGGCGGACCTGGTCGCCGACGAAGGCCTCGGCGGCGTCGGCACGTTCCAGGAGCTCTTGCGCCTGCTCAACTACGAGGTCCGGCCGCTCGGCCTGGCCGAGGGTCTCGGCCGGGAGGTGCCGAACGACGCGGCGATGGTCATCGCCCTCGGGCCCCGCCGCCCGTTCCTTGCCGAGGAGCTCGACGCGCTGGACCGCTACCTGGCGGGCGGCGGCTCGCTCCTGCTCGCGCTCGATCCCGAGAGCGGCTTCGACCTCGGGCCGCTCGTCCCGCGTCTGGGCGTACGCTACGTGGCCGAGACCCTCGTGGACGACCAGCAGCACCTCCGGCAGCGCGGCAACAACTCGGACCGGCGACTGATCGTGACCAACCGCTTCTCGGCGCACGCCGCCACAACGACGCCGAGTCGCGCGCGTCCCGGCGGTGCGGTGCTGTTCGTCGGCGCCGGCCACCTCCAGGAGGCGGCCGCGGACGGCGCCGGTTGGGACGGCGGCACGAGGGGTGACGCGCCCCGCCCGACCTTCATCGTACGCTCGCTGCCGTCCACCTTCGCCGATCGCAACGGCAACTTCGAGTTCGACGAGGGTCTCGAGGAGCGCGGCTCGTACAACCTGGTGGCCGCAGTGGAGGTCGCGGCCGGCGAGGCCACGAAGGGCAAGGCGAGCGCCGACGACCCCGAACGGGCCCTCTCCAGCGGAGCCCGCCCGATGCGCGCCCTGGTCTACGCCGACGCGGGGCTGTTCACGGATGCCGTGCTCCGCAGCCTCGGCCTGAACGCGGCGCTGGTGGCGGACGGCATCAAGTGGTTGGGCGGCGAGGAGGCGCTGGCGGGCGTGGCCGAGTCCGAGGAAGACATCCCCATTCGGCACACCCGCGCCGAGGACGTGCTCTGGTTCTACTCGACGATCCTGGGGGCGCCGGCCCTCGTGCTCACCTTGGGGCTCGTCGGCGTCTGGCGCCGTCGCCGGCGGCGCGGAGGAGTGGCGTCATGA
- a CDS encoding NAD-dependent protein deacetylase, giving the protein MATSTTTTCAPPPALVELLRGRRVVVLAGAGCSTESGIPDYRGPQSVGRVRKPMTFQEFMGSDAARARYWARSAVGWRRIATARPNPAHRALARLEEGGVVRGIITQNVDGLHHAAGSRRVVELHGSLSRVRCLGCQTTFSREAYQRRLEELNAEWAARLARAAESGALEIKPDGDVELPAWALEGFRVPGCEACGGIVKPDVVFFGENVPREWVDEAWRLFEEGDVLLVVGSSLTVYSGRRFVLRAQQDGVPVAIINIGPTRADDAAAVKVEGRCGEVLPRLAEALLGAG; this is encoded by the coding sequence ATCGCGACGTCCACCACGACCACCTGCGCGCCTCCGCCCGCGCTCGTGGAGCTGCTCCGGGGTCGGCGGGTGGTGGTGCTCGCCGGTGCGGGGTGCAGCACGGAGTCCGGGATCCCGGACTACCGCGGGCCGCAGTCCGTGGGGCGTGTGCGCAAGCCGATGACGTTCCAGGAGTTCATGGGCAGCGACGCGGCGCGTGCCCGGTACTGGGCGAGGAGCGCCGTCGGCTGGCGACGCATCGCGACGGCCAGGCCGAACCCGGCCCACCGTGCGCTCGCGCGGCTGGAAGAGGGCGGCGTGGTGCGGGGCATCATCACGCAGAACGTGGATGGGCTGCACCACGCGGCGGGCAGCCGGCGGGTCGTCGAGCTGCACGGCTCGCTCTCGCGGGTGCGGTGCCTCGGCTGTCAGACCACCTTCTCGCGCGAGGCGTACCAGCGCAGGCTCGAGGAGCTGAATGCGGAGTGGGCGGCGCGGCTCGCGCGAGCGGCGGAGAGCGGCGCGTTGGAGATCAAGCCCGACGGCGATGTGGAGCTGCCCGCGTGGGCGCTCGAGGGGTTCCGGGTGCCCGGCTGCGAGGCGTGTGGCGGGATCGTGAAGCCCGACGTCGTCTTCTTCGGCGAGAACGTGCCGCGCGAGTGGGTGGACGAGGCGTGGCGTCTGTTCGAGGAGGGCGACGTGCTGCTGGTCGTGGGCTCGTCGCTCACGGTCTACTCCGGCCGGCGCTTCGTGCTCCGGGCGCAGCAGGACGGCGTGCCGGTCGCGATCATCAACATCGGCCCCACCCGCGCGGACGACGCTGCTGCGGTGAAGGTGGAGGGGCGCTGCGGCGAGGTGCTGCCGCGGCTCGCCGAGGCGTTGCTCGGGGCCGGCTGA
- a CDS encoding serine hydrolase: MLRLRRLSFVVLVFAASASPAWAQSAAPAASARAADPFASLDAYIEKARRDWQVPGLAIAIVRNDSVIFARGYGVREYGKNEPVDEHTLFAIASTSKAFTVAALGMLVDEGRIHWDDPVRKHLPDFELQDPYVTRHVTIRDLLTHRVGVAREDNVWIASPFDRREIIRRLRHLDQVNSFRHGYSYNNLMYMVAGEVVAAVADTSWDAFVEERLFRPLGMTRTTSRFDVVQTRDNVSSSHILSDGKIIVMDRRNYDALGPAGSIFSSVWEMAQWIRLHLNGGVYEGKRLLKRETIEEMHTPQVVMRIDSVTKRMFPTQNFSAYGLGWRLQDYHGRKVVQHTGSVNYTRTQVGMIPSEGIGVVAIANLSSSELQTALMYRVFDLLLGLPERDWSAEYLELERRSRASVAASAGQAEVKAAQRGPSLPLEAYAGTYSDSLYGDVTVTLEDGRLVLRYSPDYVADLEHWRFDTFRGRWRTRGFGQTTMTFGLDSRGRVRSLELQGFTTFRRRQ; the protein is encoded by the coding sequence ATGCTCCGTCTCCGCAGACTCTCGTTCGTGGTCCTGGTCTTCGCCGCCTCGGCCTCGCCCGCGTGGGCGCAGTCGGCCGCGCCGGCGGCGTCCGCGCGGGCGGCCGACCCCTTCGCCAGCCTCGACGCGTACATCGAGAAGGCGCGTCGGGACTGGCAGGTCCCCGGACTGGCGATCGCCATCGTCCGGAACGACTCGGTGATCTTCGCCCGCGGCTACGGCGTCCGCGAGTACGGCAAGAACGAGCCCGTGGACGAGCACACGCTGTTCGCCATCGCGTCCACGAGCAAGGCGTTCACCGTCGCGGCGCTCGGCATGCTGGTGGACGAGGGCCGGATCCACTGGGATGACCCGGTGCGCAAGCACCTCCCGGACTTCGAGCTCCAGGACCCGTACGTCACGCGCCACGTCACGATCCGCGACCTGCTGACGCACCGGGTGGGCGTCGCGCGCGAGGACAACGTGTGGATCGCCTCGCCGTTCGACCGGCGGGAGATCATCCGTCGGCTGCGCCACCTGGACCAGGTGAACAGCTTCCGCCACGGCTACAGCTACAACAACCTGATGTACATGGTCGCGGGCGAGGTCGTGGCCGCGGTGGCCGACACGAGCTGGGACGCGTTCGTCGAGGAGCGGCTGTTCCGGCCGCTGGGGATGACGCGGACGACGTCGCGCTTCGACGTCGTGCAGACGCGGGACAACGTGTCCTCGTCGCACATCCTGTCCGACGGGAAGATCATCGTCATGGACCGGCGCAACTACGACGCGCTGGGCCCGGCCGGCTCCATCTTCTCGAGCGTGTGGGAGATGGCGCAGTGGATCCGGCTGCACCTGAACGGCGGGGTCTACGAGGGCAAGCGGCTGCTGAAGCGCGAGACGATCGAGGAGATGCACACACCCCAGGTCGTGATGCGGATCGACTCGGTCACCAAGCGCATGTTCCCGACGCAGAACTTCAGCGCGTACGGCCTCGGCTGGCGGCTGCAAGACTACCACGGCCGAAAGGTGGTGCAGCACACCGGTTCGGTGAACTACACGCGGACGCAGGTCGGGATGATCCCGTCCGAGGGGATCGGCGTCGTCGCCATAGCGAACCTGAGCTCGAGCGAGCTCCAGACGGCGCTCATGTACCGGGTCTTCGACCTGCTGCTGGGCCTGCCCGAGAGGGACTGGAGCGCCGAGTACCTGGAGCTGGAGCGGCGGTCGCGGGCGAGCGTCGCCGCGAGCGCTGGCCAAGCCGAAGTCAAGGCGGCGCAGCGCGGGCCTTCCCTGCCTCTCGAGGCCTATGCCGGGACGTACTCCGACTCTCTCTACGGCGACGTCACGGTGACGCTCGAGGACGGGCGGCTGGTGCTGCGCTACTCGCCCGACTACGTGGCGGACCTCGAGCACTGGCGGTTCGACACGTTCCGCGGCCGCTGGCGGACCCGCGGCTTCGGGCAGACGACCATGACGTTCGGCCTCGACTCGCGCGGGCGGGTGCGTTCGCTCGAGCTCCAGGGGTTCACCACGTTCCGCCGCCGGCAGTGA
- a CDS encoding cytochrome C biogenesis protein has product MTDASPVSLGLAFLAGLVSFLSPCVLPIVPSYVSFVTGLTLDELRAHGGAAARRHAALNAGLFILGFSVLFIALGASASALGAAVTRALPLLQQVGGVVIALFGLYLLGVLRVSALMRERRIQLASRPAGALGSIAAGLAFGAGWTPCIGPVLASILLYASLEATAPRGMMLLAAYALGLGVPFFVAAVALNAFLTRTRWLRRWMLPLQRVMGAFLIILGVLLFTGRFAVLSSFLAGFGQVIDLEVAP; this is encoded by the coding sequence ATGACCGACGCCAGCCCCGTCTCGCTCGGCCTCGCCTTCCTTGCCGGGCTGGTCTCGTTCCTCTCGCCGTGCGTGCTGCCGATCGTGCCGAGCTACGTCTCGTTCGTGACCGGGCTCACGCTCGATGAGCTCCGCGCGCACGGCGGGGCTGCGGCGCGCCGGCACGCCGCGCTGAACGCGGGGCTGTTCATCCTGGGCTTCTCCGTCCTGTTCATCGCGCTCGGCGCATCGGCCTCCGCGCTCGGAGCCGCGGTCACCCGGGCGCTGCCGCTGCTGCAGCAGGTCGGCGGCGTGGTCATCGCCTTGTTCGGGCTCTACCTGCTCGGCGTCCTGCGGGTCTCCGCGCTCATGCGCGAACGGCGCATCCAGCTCGCATCCCGGCCAGCCGGCGCGCTCGGCTCCATCGCGGCGGGCCTCGCGTTCGGCGCCGGCTGGACGCCGTGCATCGGCCCTGTGCTGGCGTCGATCCTGCTCTACGCCAGCCTGGAAGCGACCGCGCCCCGCGGAATGATGCTGCTGGCCGCCTACGCTCTGGGACTGGGCGTCCCGTTCTTCGTGGCGGCCGTCGCTCTCAACGCCTTCCTCACACGCACGCGCTGGTTGCGCCGGTGGATGCTGCCCCTGCAGCGTGTGATGGGCGCATTCCTGATCATCCTCGGTGTCCTGCTGTTCACCGGCCGCTTCGCCGTGCTCTCTTCGTTCCTTGCCGGCTTCGGCCAGGTGATCGATCTGGAGGTTGCGCCATGA